The Sulfurospirillum halorespirans DSM 13726 genome has a window encoding:
- a CDS encoding HAD family hydrolase, producing MSTKASIIFDMDGTLIDSSAAMTNSVNYVRHSLGLEPIGQKYLEYHLNQPDQHLPKIFYNTEAYDPDHRALFKEHYMQNSPSMIALYPDVVTMLQLLFQKAHLAIATNASDFFARHMLEKMGILDYFSAIVGANNVAEPKPSPLMVRHLMQLLESEPSKTILVGDSIKDEGAAQNAGIAFIFAGWGYGTSETAEQRAGNIHELLALLNRFI from the coding sequence GTGAGCACAAAAGCGTCGATTATTTTTGATATGGATGGCACACTCATTGATTCGAGTGCTGCCATGACGAACAGTGTCAATTACGTGCGACATAGTTTAGGACTGGAACCCATTGGGCAAAAATATTTAGAGTATCATCTCAACCAACCCGATCAGCATCTGCCGAAGATTTTTTACAATACCGAGGCGTATGACCCCGATCATCGCGCGTTGTTTAAAGAGCATTATATGCAAAATTCTCCCTCGATGATAGCGCTCTATCCCGATGTTGTGACGATGTTGCAGCTACTTTTTCAAAAGGCACATTTAGCCATTGCGACCAATGCGAGTGATTTTTTTGCGCGTCATATGTTGGAGAAAATGGGCATTTTGGACTATTTTTCTGCGATTGTGGGTGCCAATAATGTTGCTGAGCCCAAACCAAGCCCTTTAATGGTTCGCCATCTCATGCAACTTTTAGAGAGTGAGCCTTCCAAAACGATTTTAGTCGGTGATAGCATCAAAGATGAAGGTGCGGCACAGAATGCGGGCATTGCGTTTATCTTCGCTGGATGGGGTTATGGTACGAGTGAAACAGCAGAGCAAAGAGCTGGGAATATCCATGAACTTTTAGCGCTACTCAATAGGTTTATTTAA
- a CDS encoding GNAT family N-acetyltransferase, with protein MLNELRRATLEDLPEIIKIYNEAIKDGISTADSKIVSVEDKLEWFHAHDASRPILVKEYHGRIIAWISLQPFYANLLAYANSARINIYIDKNFQGKKLGQQFLSEAIEQAKSYEIKTLLALIFSENAPSLKLFKKLGFKEWGNLNRVATIEGVDKDLLILGLRIGA; from the coding sequence ATGCTAAACGAGTTACGACGTGCAACCCTTGAAGACTTACCCGAGATCATCAAGATCTACAACGAGGCAATCAAAGATGGCATCTCCACGGCAGATAGTAAAATCGTCAGTGTTGAGGATAAACTAGAGTGGTTTCACGCCCACGACGCATCGCGTCCTATTTTGGTCAAAGAGTATCACGGGCGTATCATTGCGTGGATCAGTTTACAACCCTTTTATGCCAACCTTTTAGCGTATGCCAACAGTGCTCGTATCAATATTTACATCGATAAAAACTTCCAAGGTAAAAAATTGGGGCAACAGTTTTTAAGTGAGGCGATTGAGCAAGCCAAAAGCTATGAGATCAAAACGCTTTTAGCGTTGATCTTCTCAGAAAATGCGCCAAGTCTAAAGCTATTTAAGAAATTGGGCTTTAAAGAGTGGGGCAATCTGAACCGTGTTGCGACGATTGAGGGCGTGGATAAAGACCTGCTGATTTTAGGTCTTCGCATTGGAGCGTAA
- the hypA gene encoding hydrogenase maturation nickel metallochaperone HypA gives MHEFSIVTALLEMCEKNAKENNATKITKVEIKIGKLSGVEPYLLETAFDTFKEDGICAGCEFVVHLQEIVVHCESCHTEATLTQNEFVCPTCNSTDLRVIDGEEMYLMRLEME, from the coding sequence ATGCACGAATTTTCGATCGTTACGGCACTGTTAGAGATGTGTGAAAAAAATGCCAAAGAAAACAATGCCACTAAAATCACCAAAGTGGAGATCAAAATCGGTAAGCTCAGCGGCGTTGAGCCCTATCTTTTGGAAACCGCGTTTGATACGTTTAAAGAAGATGGGATTTGCGCTGGGTGTGAATTTGTCGTTCATCTGCAAGAGATTGTGGTGCATTGCGAAAGCTGTCACACCGAAGCAACACTTACACAAAATGAGTTTGTTTGCCCTACATGTAACAGTACGGATCTTCGCGTGATTGATGGTGAAGAGATGTACCTGATGCGTCTTGAAATGGAGTAA